The Dioscorea cayenensis subsp. rotundata cultivar TDr96_F1 chromosome 8, TDr96_F1_v2_PseudoChromosome.rev07_lg8_w22 25.fasta, whole genome shotgun sequence genome segment CCATGAAACTGCACTTGTTCCCAGTCTGATCAGCATCCCTGTGGTGCTCTTCCTATCAGGTAGTGAGCCTCCCCAGTCACTGTCTGAGAAAGCTTCAAGTGTTGCCTCATTACCCCGGTAGAACCACAGTCCCAGCTCCTTGGTGCCTGCTAAGTACCTCACCACTCTCTTTGCAGCTGAGAAGTGAACTAATCCTTGGGAATTCATAAATCTAGAGAGATAACTCACAGAGTAACAGATGTCTGGGCGAGTGTGATTCACATACAGCAACTTCCCAACCAAGCTGCGATACAATCTTGGATCTCCAAGTTCCTCTTCAGTGGATCCCTGTGACCTATCACCCACACCCATCGGGGTCTGTACTGGTTTACAATTCTTCATGTGCAACTGATGTATCATCACTTCTATGTAATTCTTTTGTCTAATGAAAATGCCGTTACATTCTTGCTTCACTTCAAAACCCAGAAAGTAATTTAATTCTCCTAAATCTGACATCTCGAAGGTCATCATCATCTCCTTCTTGAACTGTTCGATGAGAATTCTTGATGAGCTTGTATAGATAATGTCATCGACATACAAGCTTAGCAGTAAACTGTCTCCATTCGATAGTTCCTTCCGATATAGAGTATGCTCACATTGGCTCCTGATATAACCATGTTCTCGGAAATGATGGTCAATCCTGCTATACCACGCACGAGGGGCCTGCTTCAACCCGTAGAGTGCCTTCTTCAATCTATAGACCAGATGTTCTCTCTCTTTAACTATATATCCTTCTGGTTGTGAGACAAACACCTCTTCTTCAATGTCTCCGTTCAAAAAAGCCGACTTGACATCGAAATGGAACACCTGCCACCCTACATGTGCTGCCAATGCCAACACAAATCTCACCGTTTCCAGTCGAGCCACAGGGGAGAACACCTCTTCATAGTCCACCCCATATTTCTGTGAGTACCCCTTGGCCACCAACCGTGCCTTTAACTTCACTACTTGACCTTGGGCATTCACCTTCGACTTATAAATCCACTTCAGTCCCACTGCGCGCTTCCCTGGAGGCAATTCACACAACACCCATGTGTTGTTTTTCTCAATTGCAGCAATTTCTGAGTTCATTGCCTCTTGCCAGCCTCTGAGTTTCACTGCTTCATTAAAGTCTTGTGGATCACCTACACACAATGCAAAAGTACATGTGCTATAAATGTCAGTCAACAATCGTGTCTTCCTTGGTGTTTCATCTCCTGTTTGTTCAGTCTCAGGACCAGCATTTTGTGTGATAGTTTCTTCACCAGCATCATTGTCTGAAACTGCACCACCAGAGATATCAATTGACTCTTCAGTTAAGATCTCATGCATTCCAGGACTTCTCGCATCCCAGTTCCACCGAGATCCTTCATGAAATACAACATCCCTGCATACAACAATCTTGCAGGAAAAGGGATTTTACAATCTGTATGCTTTGGCTTCAGAACAATAGCCAATGAGCACACACTTCTCAGATTTATCACTGAGCTTTTTCAATTTATGAGAGGGTATTAAAGCAAAAGCAATACACCCGAATACACGAAGATAACTCACATTCGGTTTAACTCCATGCCATGCTTCATAGGGGGTCATGTTGCACAGTGCACTGGTCGGGCTTCTATTCACTAGATGCACAGCAGTGGACACAGCTTCTCCCCAAAACCTTAGTGGTAATTCTCCACTCTTCAAGAGACTCTTTGCCATTTCCACCACCGTCCTATTTTTCCTCTCCACAACACCGTTTTGCTGCGGTGTATAGGGCGCTGTGAATTCCCTTTTAATTCCATATCTTTCACAGTATTGCAGGAATTCGCTTGAAGAGAATTCCCCACATCGATCACTTCGTATTGACTTTAGCTTCATCCCCGACTGTCTCTCCATCAGTGTATGAAACGATTGGAACTTTGCAAACGcttctgatttgtttttgatgaaATAGACTGTACACCACCTGCTATAGTCATCAACTAACAAATAGAAGTATCGATTACCTCCCAGTGTATCTTTACTCATGGGACCACAGAGATCCATGTGCACTAATTCCAGACATGCACTTGTTCTTCGTGCTACCCCACTGGGAAAAGGGGTTCTTGCTTGCTTTGTCATAACACACTCCTCACACTGAATTTTCTTCTTCAGTTCGGGCATTCCTCTCACAATTTTCTTGTGTGCCATGGACATCAGGCTCTTATAGTTGAGATGCCCGAGTCTCAAATGCTACAGTTCTTCATCTGCTTGACTCCTCACCGTCATTACAAAGTTCTCCATCTTTGCAACATCTAATGGGAACATATTGTTGCTTGTTCTTGGGACAGAGATCACACGCTCCTTCTCATGATTATCCCTGATAATGCATTGGTTCTTCTCGAACATCACTGAGTAGCCCCTGGAGAGCAGCTGTCCCACACTCAATAGATTGTGCGCGAGTCCCGGCACATACTGAACACCTTGCAACCTCTTCTGTATTCATGACTGTGAATTCACTGCAACTGTCCCCACACCGCACACCTTCATTTCTTTATCATCCCCTAACCTCATAGTGACTTTCAGTGACTCATCAAACTCActgaataataatttatcaCCAGTCATGTGATTTGAGCACCCTGAGTCTATTAGCTACACAGTGTTAGAATAAGTACCTGTGGAGCTACTTGCCATGAAGAGATTCTCTGTGCTCCCTTCTTCAGCTACTAGTCCAGCTCCCTTCTCTGGCTGCTTATCTCGTGCTCGGCATTCGGCTTTCATGTGCCCGAATTTCTTGCACTGGAAGCACTGAATGTGACTCTTATTGTCCATGCCTCTTCCTCGGCCACTGTGACCTCTACCTCTCCCACGAGCAAAGCACCTCCCGCGACCTCTACCTTCACCCCACGAGCTCCCAAAACCACCATTCTTGTTGACATTAGCACCTGGTTGCTCGATCTTGGTATGAAGAGCCCTTTCGCCTACCTTTCCTGCCGCGTGGTTCACTCTCACCTCATAGGCTTGTAGTGTGCCGCAGAGGTCGTCGAGTGTGAGCTTTGCAATCTCCTTTGACTCCTCGATCGCGACTGTAACCCAGTCGAACTTCGGTGCTAAACTCCGAAGCACCTTGGACACTACTTCAGGTTCCTTGAGCTTATGTCCTAGCGCCTTGATCTGGTTGGTGATAGTTATCACTCGAGAAATGTACCCCTGTACACCTTCATCGTCTCCCATCTGTAGCGTCTCAAAGTCTTGCCGAAGCGCCTGAATCCTCACCGACAGCACCTTGGACGTTCCAAGGCTGTGCTTCCTCAAGACCTCCCAAGCTTCATGTGCTGTTTTGGCCTCAGCGATCCGATCAAGGTTCGGACCGTCCACAGCTTGCTGGATCAGGGAGAGAGCCTTCGCATCTCGGT includes the following:
- the LOC120267191 gene encoding uncharacterized protein LOC120267191; its protein translation is MATSSSLASTGTPVCLSQPSVPVFNGQEYGRWNLRMNTVFRSQELWDLVENGWTETKDEAMERENRNRDAKALSLIQQAVDGPNLDRIAEAKTAHEAWEVLRKHSLGTSKVLSVRIQALRQDFETLQMGDDEGVQGYISRVITITNQIKALGHKLKEPEVVSKVLRSLAPKFDWVTVAIEESKEIAKLTLDDLCGTLQAYEVRVNHAAGKVGERALHTKIEQPGANVNKNGGFGSSWGEGRGRGRCFARGRGRGHSGRGRGMDNKSHIQCFQCKKFGHMKAECRARDKQPEKGAGLVAEEGSTENLFMKRLQGVQYVPGLAHNLLSVGQLLSRGYSVMFEKNQCIIRDNHEKERVISVPRTSNNMFPLDVAKMENFVMTVRSQADEEL